The proteins below come from a single Thermodesulfobacteriota bacterium genomic window:
- a CDS encoding TylF/MycF/NovP-related O-methyltransferase — MSVTRKLAKLLRNPWRYAPLALRALEQPLCYVFRNTAFFLQGQMDIHPRSRWHTPEFVEATGGFFPKEEGARRRICDLEPWDNTRRDMLVLLLRTLIQNEIEGDFAEVGVYRGRTAKLLHHYAPERRLHLFDTFEGFGRRSAERERSASGHAIDHAEFSDTSLALVRTNISPVTDNVFFYKGYFPESIPEALRRASFSFVHLDADLYEPTLEGLSFFFPRMRRGGFLVVHDYNTWPGARKAVDEYFSDKADVPIPMPDKSGSALVLKQ; from the coding sequence GTGTCCGTGACTCGCAAGCTGGCCAAGCTGCTGCGGAACCCGTGGAGGTACGCTCCGCTGGCGCTCAGGGCCTTGGAGCAGCCGCTGTGCTACGTGTTCCGGAACACCGCCTTCTTCCTCCAGGGGCAGATGGACATCCATCCCAGGTCGCGCTGGCACACCCCGGAGTTCGTCGAGGCGACGGGCGGATTTTTCCCGAAGGAAGAGGGAGCGCGCCGCCGGATCTGCGATCTGGAGCCCTGGGACAACACCCGGAGGGACATGCTCGTTCTGCTGCTGCGCACCCTGATCCAGAACGAGATCGAGGGAGATTTCGCGGAAGTGGGCGTCTACCGGGGGCGCACGGCAAAGCTCTTGCACCACTACGCCCCGGAACGAAGGCTCCACCTCTTCGACACCTTCGAGGGGTTTGGAAGGCGCAGCGCGGAAAGGGAGAGGTCGGCCTCGGGACACGCGATCGACCACGCGGAGTTCTCCGATACGAGCCTGGCCCTCGTCAGGACGAACATATCCCCGGTGACGGACAACGTCTTCTTCTACAAGGGGTACTTTCCGGAGAGCATTCCCGAGGCGCTGCGAAGGGCGAGCTTTTCGTTCGTCCACCTGGATGCCGACCTGTACGAACCGACCCTCGAAGGGCTGAGCTTTTTCTTCCCGCGGATGCGACGGGGCGGCTTCCTCGTTGTACACGACTACAATACCTGGCCGGGAGCGAGGAAGGCGGTGGACGAGTACTTTTCCGACAAGGCCGACGTGCCGATTCCCATGCCCGACAAGAGCGGGTCGGCGCTCGTCCTGAAGCAGTGA
- a CDS encoding glycosyltransferase family 9 protein yields the protein MEGGPLAWAFFRVAAAGRALVPRRRRELPSAPRRIAVVRLGGVGDAVLATPILGPLRERYPGASLEVVCWRAAEGVFRGNPVVHRVLSSPLLDARTPRDLARSLRFREWVRLRGFFRGVDLVIFLVRTCSVAGFLKAALVAHWARKAVRVGIDTGGRAHYLDLRVEEGGGAAQHEVGGVASVLKALGAPIRSDALSLSVPVSSGDRERAGELLGPLTGRPFAALHLGSSQEGWRGLKRFGLELWEAVARGLHDRYGLSMVLLGSHEDRQANFALARALASGRAGPIPVVDLSGRTALMEVVAVVERARLFVGTDSGVAHLAACAPTPGIALFAFTDFVRMAPWSQNAKVMVPPLACAPCQYTLGYERCENRCCFDLDPEEVLRTAGELLAGGEEKAWGARSGATGCSAGGSPRAAVTPAGRRSC from the coding sequence GTGGAAGGGGGCCCTCTGGCGTGGGCATTCTTCCGTGTCGCGGCGGCGGGTCGGGCGCTTGTGCCCCGGCGCCGCCGGGAGCTCCCCTCGGCGCCCCGCCGCATCGCGGTGGTGAGGCTGGGGGGGGTCGGGGACGCGGTCCTCGCCACCCCGATCCTGGGCCCGCTGCGGGAGCGATACCCGGGTGCCTCTCTCGAGGTCGTGTGCTGGCGGGCCGCCGAAGGCGTCTTTCGGGGGAACCCGGTGGTGCACAGGGTCCTGTCTTCTCCCCTCCTCGATGCCCGCACGCCGCGGGATCTTGCGCGAAGCCTCCGGTTCCGGGAATGGGTGCGTCTGCGGGGCTTCTTCCGAGGAGTGGACCTGGTGATCTTTCTCGTTCGCACGTGCAGTGTGGCCGGCTTCCTCAAGGCAGCCCTCGTTGCCCATTGGGCGAGGAAGGCCGTGCGTGTGGGAATCGACACGGGGGGCAGGGCCCATTACCTGGATCTGCGGGTCGAAGAGGGCGGGGGCGCCGCGCAGCACGAGGTAGGTGGCGTTGCCAGCGTGCTCAAGGCCCTCGGGGCCCCCATCCGTTCCGACGCCCTGAGTCTCTCGGTGCCCGTCTCCTCCGGCGACCGCGAGCGGGCAGGGGAGCTGCTCGGCCCCCTGACCGGCCGGCCATTTGCCGCCCTTCACCTGGGCTCTTCCCAGGAGGGCTGGCGGGGGCTCAAGCGCTTCGGTTTGGAGCTTTGGGAGGCCGTGGCGCGCGGCCTCCACGACCGCTACGGCCTCTCCATGGTGCTCCTGGGCTCCCATGAAGACCGGCAGGCCAACTTTGCTTTGGCCCGGGCCCTCGCGTCGGGGCGCGCGGGCCCCATTCCGGTCGTGGACCTGTCCGGCCGTACGGCGCTCATGGAGGTCGTGGCGGTGGTGGAGCGGGCGCGGCTCTTCGTCGGGACCGACAGCGGCGTGGCCCATCTCGCGGCCTGCGCCCCGACTCCCGGGATAGCGCTCTTTGCCTTTACCGATTTCGTCCGGATGGCTCCGTGGTCGCAGAACGCGAAGGTCATGGTTCCGCCGCTTGCGTGCGCGCCGTGTCAGTACACTCTGGGCTATGAGCGCTGCGAGAACCGGTGCTGCTTCGACCTCGATCCGGAAGAGGTGCTCCGAACGGCCGGGGAGCTCCTGGCCGGTGGCGAAGAAAAGGCCTGGGGGGCTCGTTCGGGGGCGACCGGGTGCTCTGCCGGAGGGTCTCCTCGAGCGGCGGTCACACCGGCCGGAAGACGAAGTTGTTGA